The Lolium rigidum isolate FL_2022 chromosome 2, APGP_CSIRO_Lrig_0.1, whole genome shotgun sequence genomic interval GTGGAACACGAGCGTCGCGAGGGCTCACACAACCACTCTGCCTACCCACAGAAGCTAAACACACATCACCGAAACAAGGCTCATCGTTGAGGTTGCCCACTAACGTCGTCGTATTCACTTTACGGGGACGACTTCCCTAAAGAAAGGGCCACCAAGAAGACCTCGCCGCAGCAACACATTGAAGCTCAAGCCGGCCTATACCAAACAGGTAACTCCTCGCGCAGAGACGGGCAACTCCAGCACTCTGATGACAAGCTCATCGGGGCCAAAGAAGAACACCATCGAGGCGCCCCTTGCAGGTCATCATACTCTACTCAAATGAAGATGCTCAAAAAACATAgtgttgaatatataagtaaaTTATCATATGAACTAATCCAAACTAATACTTGACAAATCATGACTACAGAAATAGCAGATGAACTAATCATGCATATAAACAGAGTAGATGAACAAATAGCATCTAGACAGGATAAACCTATCGCATCTACTCCAAATAGCAGAACTAGGAACTCTAGCAAGATCTGAAACGAGGAGGACAAAAACACATATCGTCCAGCGTTGGCggcatcagcagcagcagcggcgatgTTGGCGGCATCCTGgttgttgtcgcccatgttgaggttgccgaagaggttGTCGATGTCCGGGAAGAAGTCTTCGTTCGGGAACTCGTCGTCGGACGATGTCGTGTTGCCAAAAACCGGAACGAAACggccggcgagattcccgcaacccggtcATGACGTGCGTgatgaggcgaggcgggcggcggaggaggaggagtgcgcgagggctctttctcttctcactcacttactaggactagaacagcccaccttatataccactccaactctctcccaactagcaatgagaCTAAAATTTAGTCCCACCCCTTGCCATTCCCACATGCGCCAAGAGAATTTTAGAATTTGTATTGGAACATGGGCTAAGGCTCAAGGCAAAATTCCAGCACATAGCAGCTCCAACTTCATGGAAAAAGAAGACCAACATGAAGATACTCGGACACACCGAAGCAGTCGACGAACAAGGTCTTGCCCTAGCCAGACCATCGCTCAGCAAAACCTTCGTTTCAATACAACACATCACATGACACTCCCGCACCTCACATGCCAACCACAAATGGTGTGGGCATCCATCCCAACATGGAAGTGCTGACGGGATAGATCTTGTCAGTTCTGACTCCCAATGTTGGGACCCCGACCACCAACGGTCCGCAGGCCGCCGTCCCGCGCCAAAGGATCCATAGAGAAGGAGGGAGCCGCCACCCCGCCTCGATGCGACGAGCAGGAGCTATGGAAGCAGCCGAAGTCGCAACACCAGTTCGACGATCCCGGCCCCCAGTCGCTCGGGGAGACGGCGATTGGGTCAAGGAGAGTTGTTTTGTAAGTCATGTGATGACCCTATTTTCCTCTTTGCAGAGCAACATTGGTCCACCACTTATTGATGGAAGGTTCCTAGTTCACAAATACCACACTGTCATAGAATCTCCTTCCAAATTCGGGTGTTATATCTGCACATGTAGAAGCCATATTAGTGTTGAAAATTGAGGGACAAAAACTGGATATGAGGCTCTCTTTTCCCCTCTGTCTTCTTCTATCTCCACCCTCACATTGAGATTCTTCTTGCTGCTCCTAGCGCCTCTTCCCTCTCTCCTCGCCGGCGCTATTGCCTTGTGCTATAAGGTCGTCATCGTTGGGCGGTGATGGAGAAGGACCGGGTTGCTTTTATGTATGCCTGATTAATTAGTGTCCTTTTTTTGATaatgagaatatattaatatcaaaagataccaattacatccagcctctgcaacaacgcaacaccctaatggcagtacggatgcacacaaccaaaaaagataaaagacaactaagaaagaaaagtcccgctatagtatcccagacctagcaacagtaatacattcaccccctagacaacacctgaaatacagactctccaaaacgacgcctccaagaagggaacagtgcaccaacgccgtcgtcgcccgatcaaaaatcttaggttttcaccatgaagatagtccctgctctcaaaacaatgcctccaacaaggtcattgccagacacaactagttaaggccagaccttgggttttcatcctgaaagttaggactctgaacttcacatgtgctgccgcccccactttcataccactgttgccaatcccggaacaccaagcaagttcctcaacatcgctgagacttgaaccttctttaactaatcccccaatcccgccttcatgaaattctctgcttctgacttcaccatggaccaaagtctcttgatgtcaacacagaacagagcttcacgccgctccctccgaaACCAAACAGTTTGaacaaaagcatgggtgcgcgcgaccgaatgccACCTGATCAtgtgaactccaggcaaaagatgcacaatTCCATTCGTTGTCGGAGCCTTTCAGAACTTATCACTCCAGCTAGATGAGGAAAGATCGGCATCTGGAACGTCTTCATCTCcgcgaaagaagaaccctaggaccaccaccatgaaagcTGGAACGGTCGGCTCCCACGCGGCCGCCATGGTTGGGAACcgcggtccatcttcctcctctaACCCGGCCGGTGGAGGTCAGCAGCAATCCTGTTGCCGCCCTTTCCCTGCCAAGTTCCGCCACTCCTCCGCGTCTCCCGCCATGCTCTAGGTGAGTAGCCGAAGGCCGCCGCCACCAGACCCGCCGTCCACCGTCGCCTCCCCTGGAAGaccccgcctccgcgcgaaggggaGTCCATGGACGCTCCACCGCCGCCCCCTGCCTTTGGCAGCCGGATGCGGCCGCTACCACCGACCccgacggcggcagcggccaggaggaggaagatgggccgCCTCTTCTTGAGTTCGGGTCGTCGCCCATAGCCGCCTCGCGTGAGACGACCCGGGGCGAAGGTGGGAAGGGAGGAGGGGATGGGAGGGGGCGGtggtggagggagggaggggcggcggcgacgcTGGGAGGGTGGAGGGTGGAGGGGCGACGGCTATGTCTGATACGAGTTATAATTTTCTCTTTCGTTCAAATCCTCGTTGTAGTCACGTACTCACCGTTTGGGTAATGGCAATCTTTAGGCCCTTGCGGGCCTTCCGCTGCTAAAATCCCACTTATTGACAAGTACAATGTAGTCTGCTTCCTTCATCCACAAAAAACTATCTTAAAatttgcttatatttatatttatcTACGCTAAAACTCGTCTAGATACATGTAGACTTTAACAAAAACTGAGATATCCTTAACAACATGCTCGTATGCCTTTGATCAATCATGTTATTTGAACCCGTTTGGAAAGGCGTCGCTTGCTCGCTGGCCGGCGGCGCGGCTTTCGCAGAGAACGGCCACGAGCCCACGAGCCTACTACTGTACTGGGTTGCCGCTGGAcaaggtgggcggcggcgcgcgctctCGGTGGCGAAATCATTTCCGTGCATGCCTAGCCGGTGTTGCAGTGGTACGGGCAGCATCGGCCAAACCTTCCGGCCGTCCGTGGTGGGCGCCGGCCTGGGAGGAAATAGCACATAACACCACTTGTTGGTGAATCTTTTGCATAGAACCACAGGTTGTAGTTTGTTTTGCACAGAACACCAGATTTTCATGTAATCTTTGCAAGAAACACATAAAACATAATTAGCCTATTTGACACAGCAATTAGAGAAGTGGTCTGGTTCGATCAATCTGGTCCGGTTCGACCAGTCCATCTTCTATATGTTTCTTTGCTGTGCCTTTCATGTAATGATCAAATAGTAACCAAGTGTTGTAATGCAACTTAAAAAAAATGCATCTATattaacacaatcaacacatccaTTCGGTTAACATATCCATCCAAAAGCTTGAGAAGATCATATTTATCCAGATTTAGTATCTCACTTCAAATACAAAAGTAAGAGTCAAGATAATTTGTTCTTCATCACATGGCTCTTTTCATTTCATACAAATTTCAGATATGATTTTCTTCCTCCTGTTGCCGACCTTGGCCATTACTTGCTGTGAAGTAACCATATAGTCGAGACTCGGTGTAATGCATATGTCGTCGTCCCCGCATAGAAGGGAGCTTCTGCCTTGGTGCATCTTGAGCATGTCGAGGTTGTGCAGCAGCTTGAGCATGTCGAGGTTGTGCTGCTGCTGGAGCATGTTGATGTGCTGCAGCTTGAGCATGTCGAGGTTGTGCTGCTGCTGGAGCATGTTGATGTGCTGCAGCTGGAGCATGCTGACGTGTTGTAGCTGCAGCTTGGCGTGGTGCTGCAAATGGAGCTTGCTGTGGTGGTGCGGGTGGGGGAGGTGGAGGCGCTGTAGCTGTAGGCGAGGAAGGAGCCGTAGGCACGTCCAAGTACCCAGGCCGCTGACGGTTGCTCTAAATCAATACAAATTAATCAAGTAAACATCAGGGAGGTAGTTAATATAGAATTATTTGAGCATAAACTAATTACCTTGTGTCCGACCTTTCTAATTGCGAGATGAGGCTTCAATGGCACAGTACATGTGGTGTATCTGTGCCCTTTAAGGTTACAATTAGAGCACGTGATTGTCGTCATTCTTCTGGTTCCATCTGGCCCTTCACCTGCACTTggccttctctttttcttttttcgtcCAGGTTTGCTATGAAAGATAGGAGGCTCTATATCTATTGTATCAGTTTTCACCCAATCATGTTGACCCGGCACTGGATAAATCATTTCCTTATAGGCCAGGGCATACATTGGCTTCTTGAAAAAATCACTAACGAAGTCTTCAGGATATTGCTTTGCTTTGTAGATGACCGATATGGCGTGTTTGCATGGCACACCGGTTAAGTCCCATTTTCTACATCCACATGTCTTGTTGTGTAGGTTCACAGAATGCACTTCCCTTTTCCCATTACTTGTTATCTCAACTTGCCATATATCATTTCCTGCATTCACCGGAGTGCACCACCTAGAAAACCTCTTCTCTGTCTCTAGTTGTTCAACATAGTGTGGCGTTATTTCCCAATGCGCAACAACCACTCCATCTCTATTATCTGCAAACTTAGCCATAAGCTTGGTCCTAATCTGATCCATCATTGTCACTATGGGCTTGTCCCTTTGGTCAAGGATGTAGCTATTGAAAATCTCGCTTATGTTATTGACAATTAGGTCTGTCTTGCATGTTGTGTCCATAGCATGGCGTGCCCAATGCTTAGTAGGAATTTTGGTAAGCCAAGTCCATGCATCTAAGTTTAATACTTTTAGCATATCCATTGCAACTACATGAACACTATGACTATATGCATATGCAGCAGCATCTACTAACTTTTTTAGGTCTTCTCCTCTAAATCCAGCTATTTGAAAATTAGCATATATGTGTCTAAGACAAAAGCGTTGCTCACACTCTGGAAAGACTTGGCTCACCGCATTTAACAACCCTTTTTGACGATCAGACATGATAGTGAAGGGCCCATGCTTACTTCTTCCACCACCTAAAGCATACTTGAGTTGGGTTAGGAACCAACACCAAGTTGAAGTCTCCTCTTTTCCGACAACTCCAAAGGCGAGAGGGAACATGTTATTGTTGCCGTCCCTACCCGTAGCAGCAAGGATTTGAAATCCAGTGCCAGTTTTCAAGAAACATCCATCTACGCCTGCAAATTAACATAAAAGGAGGTAAGAAAACAATGTACAAAAAGGCATTGATCACCCAATCATCAAGGCAGTGTATATATCTTACCAATGAAAGGCCTGCAACCTTCTAGGAATCCCTTAATTTGTGCATTCAAGCAGTAGAATAATCCATGGAATCTAGGATTCTTCCGTGGGATTTGATTGACAATGGTATTCACAATGCACCTGCTGCCCGGATTTGTGTTCAACACAGTCTGTAGGTAATCTCTTATCCTGTAATACTGACTCTCGTGGTGTCCATCAATCACCTGTAGTGCTTTGTTCTTGGCCCTATATGCCATGTGTGTGGAAATGGAAACCCCATGGTCCTTCTTAACCATCTCAATGAGGGCTGTTATTTTCATGTTGGGCTCAATTCTAATCTGATCTTCATATGTCTTGCTCACCCAAGCGCAATTGATTCTTGAACTTTCATTTGTCTTTCCACATGTGTGAGGTAAAACAAGCCAACGGATTACATGGGTAGTTTCCCCTGTGATAGTTGATGACAGAATTGCAAAGGCACATGTGCCTCCGGACTTGCAGCAAACAGTGATCCTGTCATGATCATTTCTTAAATATTCGAAGTCCCGTTGATTCACAATATGGTAGTTTGTTAGTGCCCTTCTGTACTGATGGATGTCAGAGAAGCACAACTTCACCTGCAGTAGCTCATGTGCAATGGGATTTGATTCATCATAATAAATTCTCTTCTCTAGTTTCTTTGATCTGCTCTTCCTCTTTGTTAAGGACACGGACTTTGGATCCACAGCTCCATCATCATCGCTAGAATCATCCAACTCCCTGCAGTCATCACTTGCTTGATCACTAAATGGCATGCCTTCTTCCTCCAGTACTCCTTCTATTGCCCTTCTCTTGGCTGCTCTTGACAGCTCCGCCTTATCCTTTGCATTTTTTTTTCTACCTCGTCCCTGGATATCTTCCCTCTCTACCCTTGGATTCTCTTTCTCAAGTACATAATCTGCTGCCACTGGTGTTGGGAAGCATTCCTCAACATCTGTATCACCTTCACAACGAACCAGAAAATCATCATAATGATCAGAGTCGGTTTCTCCGTCAACTTGGTATTCCTCGTCAACATTGCCTTCAGCCTGGGCATCTTCCTCCATATGTGCTACAGATTCAGCAATAGGAATAGGC includes:
- the LOC124690709 gene encoding uncharacterized protein LOC124690709 — its product is MAEMEEYETDTDWFATGIGESTLIEAASTGPSAGGGGGAPAKKMPAMDSGAPGQLIGLEDYASFSVHGRDMIGSVTHWHFDSFGPVSTQQSVNQPTDAIGQSQMSSNVDWPIPIAESVAHMEEDAQAEGNVDEEYQVDGETDSDHYDDFLVRCEGDTDVEECFPTPVAADYVLEKENPRVEREDIQGRGRKKNAKDKAELSRAAKRRAIEGVLEEEGMPFSDQASDDCRELDDSSDDDGAVDPKSVSLTKRKSRSKKLEKRIYYDESNPIAHELLQVKLCFSDIHQYRRALTNYHIVNQRDFEYLRNDHDRITVCCKSGGTCAFAILSSTITGETTHVIRWLVLPHTCGKTNESSRINCAWVSKTYEDQIRIEPNMKITALIEMVKKDHGVSISTHMAYRAKNKALQVIDGHHESQYYRIRDYLQTVLNTNPGSRCIVNTIVNQIPRKNPRFHGLFYCLNAQIKGFLEGCRPFIGVDGCFLKTGTGFQILAATGRDGNNNMFPLAFGVVGKEETSTWCWFLTQLKYALGGGRSKHGPFTIMSDRQKGLLNAVSQVFPECEQRFCLRHIYANFQIAGFRGEDLKKLVDAAAYAYSHSVHVVAMDMLKVLNLDAWTWLTKIPTKHWARHAMDTTCKTDLIVNNISEIFNSYILDQRDKPIVTMMDQIRTKLMAKFADNRDGVVVAHWEITPHYVEQLETEKRFSRWCTPVNAGNDIWQVEITSNGKREVHSVNLHNKTCGCRKWDLTGVPCKHAISVIYKAKQYPEDFVSDFFKKPMYALAYKEMIYPVPGQHDWVKTDTIDIEPPIFHSKPGRKKKKRRPSAGEGPDGTRRMTTITCSNCNLKGHRYTTCTVPLKPHLAIRKVGHKSNRQRPGYLDVPTAPSSPTATAPPPPPPAPPQQAPFAAPRQAAATTRQHAPAAAHQHAPAAAQPRHAQAAAHQHAPAAAQPRHAQAAAQPRHAQDAPRQKLPSMRGRRHMHYTESRLYGYFTASNGQGRQQEEENHI